The sequence ATCTTCGCTTCGAACTTTTCAGATAGCTCTAGCTTTTTAGCTGTTTGTTTTCGCCAAATTAAATGTACCTacgcttttttaaatttaaaaaatgcaaaaacggtaataaatccaaaatataaaatccagtaataaattcgaaaagaaatttagaaaaacagataAGCGCATAACACagctatttttctattaaagcaGAAACGATATGACGAGGTAAATGTTAATAACGTAAATATAAACAGTGAGAAAGAAGATGTTACCGAGTTTTTAgttcttattaaatttcaaaattgtacaTATATGTCAGAATCATTTTCTTATAAACATAGTTGGTATGGCTCATTTGAAAAGGAATTTTAGACCAATGTCAAAATAAGCCAAGTAACCACAACCAAAAACAAATGACGTCTCATGTAAGTAAGTTTTGAATAGTTGGAAAGTCTGAAGTttgtaaaatatcaaatatcaaaaacaaagagaaaaaaaaatggaagcgtaatgtagaataaaatattgattTCACAATATAGCAGtatttcagtaaaattttacttatttattgttaattattgaatttagttttttagCAGGTGGCAACCATATTACCAAATGTATTCGAAATTAAGAGTTTTCATACATCTTTGCTTTGCTACACATATATTTCAGTAAAATTATCTATTAAATTGCATTAATAACCCTTTAAAACAAGTGGCAGccatcttcaaaaaatatttgcttaaataagCTTCCTTAAATTATTTTCGGTTAACACCCATGctgatttattttacttatttattgttaattattgaatttagttttttaacagGTGGCAATCCTATCAAAAACATATTCAAAGTTAAGATTTTTCACACCTCTTTcctctgttatgttttatttatttcattatttttacttgcaCTTAACCTTGGTACAAGTGGAAACTcctttaaaatttcgtaattaaactctattaaatctttTCTTATTTGACACCTATATTTTAACATTTGATTGaacttattaatttaatttaatataacctTTTTAACAGGTGCCAACTCTCTTAAAAAAGTAGCCTAGTTTTCAATCACAAGTCATAAATTATCTTTGtgcacaattttatgcaaatctGTTCAATATTTTTCGGGTGATTGAATCAGAAACATCCAATCTCTCAAGCCCATaatcatacatacaaactttcacattcataatatttgtaagaaataaaattagtaggatatgtagatatgtagaaAATAAACTCTATTCAATCTCGTAATTTCTTCTCTTCTCTTTCCAGATGCTTGTCTTCGTTGTCAGGCGGAAAATAAACGCGAGGTACTCGGCCGTCAGGATTGTGTGGTGGTTTGGGGCGAATGCAATCATTCATTCCACCACTGTTGCATGTCGCTCTGGGTGAAGCAGAACAATCGTTGCCCACTCTGTCAACAAGAGTGGTCCATTCAACGCATGGGCAAGTAGCCGACATGAGACCCAGATGATGAGCACAGTTGTACTATAAAAGAATAGAATATCTAAAAATTAAGAATACAATTGGTATTGAGATTATGTGAGGAAGTTTTCTCATTAGATTTAAGCTTCAATTTTTAGTTGCTGAGTATATAagacaaaaacattaaaacacaaATGTATGATGGGATAAATGTTGGAATAAATTTGATTTGAGATCAATTATGAAAGAAAACGAAACCAGAATCAATcttaaatatgtgaaaatatagTATGCCTCTGCATGGATggaagataaaaataatagcaaaatcACTTCTGTAAATTATTAGCAGTAAATTTTCGTAatcagaataaaattaaaagaaaaaacaaaaaagcgaatGCCCCGGGTGAGGCTCGAACTCACGACCTTAAGATTATGAGACTTACGCGCTGCCTACTGCGCCACCGAGGCTATACCAAATACGCGACGATAGTGACATAACAACTGCAAACGGGgcaagtaagtaaaaaaaaatactatatacaaataaaaacggTTCAAGtacacatttataaaatacagaaGAGCATTCAAATTAATAGTACATCAATGCAGTCAAAAGTGAATGCATGTTCGCAATTATTTTTACGTTGTAGTGCACGTAGtcattttttagtgtttttataaTGGGGCGCAAAACTATTGAAAACCGGAATCGGAATAATGAATAAGATTGTTCTTTACACTATTAATTTacactattttttatatataataggactatgaataagttcgtgcggtttttttcgaaatttgaaactttattgacgtaaaatggttacaaatttaatattcaaaatattgtccatcgcttactactactttttcccatctttctggcaattcacggattccctttgtgaaaaattcggtcggttttgccgcaatccacgaatcgatccattttttgacttcatcgtaattatggaagtgctggtcagccaggccatgttgcatcgatcggaagagatagtaatcggatggcgcaaggtctggactatacagcgggtggggtaggacatcccatttgagcgtttctaagtatgtttttaccacttgtgcaacatgtggccgagcattgtcatgttgcaaaataactttgtcgtgtctatcggcgtattgcggccgtttttctcgcagtgctcggctcaaacgcatcaattgtcgtcggtagacatcccccgtaatcgtttcattcggtttcagtagctcataatacacaacacccagctggtcccaccagatacacagcataaccttca is a genomic window of Anastrepha ludens isolate Willacy chromosome 6, idAnaLude1.1, whole genome shotgun sequence containing:
- the LOC128867087 gene encoding RING-box protein 2-like, which codes for MTSHKLSLCTILCKSVQYFSDACLRCQAENKREVLGRQDCVVVWGECNHSFHHCCMSLWVKQNNRCPLCQQEWSIQRMGK